A single genomic interval of Macadamia integrifolia cultivar HAES 741 chromosome 6, SCU_Mint_v3, whole genome shotgun sequence harbors:
- the LOC122082035 gene encoding galactolipase DONGLE, chloroplastic-like, with protein MASSASFMANLSPNPLTVSPDVQVSKPGHYASFGQVKLPKWTNLSPRQSLSAFSVAPGLAPVISETSSCLAHVWREIQGSNNWENLVEPLNPLLRDEIIRYGELVTACYKAFDLDPNSKRHLNCKYGKKSILKKVGLEDSGYEVSKYIYATPDINVPIQNGECCARWIGYVAVSNDDAARRLGRRDILVTFRGTVTNPEWIANFMSSLTPARLDPNNPRPEVKVESGFLSLYTSEDSNRRFGFGSCREQLLSEVSRLVNKYKGEEVSITFGGHSMGSALALLLAYDIAELGLNRDDSNQKIPLTVFSFAGPRVGNPGFKGRCEELGVKVLRVVNINDPITKLPGVLFNENFRVWGDKYEFPWSCSCYAHVGVELALDFFKMQNPSCVHDLETYIKLLRCPKRVQVERDGEDLMNKAKEWLLSAQKLDTWSWQNAAKNIMANFNV; from the coding sequence ATGGCTTCCTCAGCTTCATTCATGGCAAATTTAAGCCCAAACCCACTTACGGTTTCTCCTGATGTTCAGGTTTCTAAGCCTGGACACTATGCTTCTTTTGGGCAGGTTAAATTGCCAAAGTGGACAAACTTGTCGCCCCGGCAATCACTTTCTGCCTTCTCAGTTGCACCAGGGCTTGCACCTGTTATATCAGAGACCAGCTCTTGTTTAGCCCATGTTTGGAGAGAGATTCAAGGTTCAAACAATTGGGAGAACCTTGTTGAGCCCTTAAACCCTCTCCTACGTGATGAGATCATACGTTATGGAGAGCTTGTCACAGCGTGTTACAAGGCCTTTGATTTGGATCCAAACTCGAAACGCCACTTGAATTGCAAGTATGGAAAGAAGAGCATATTAAAAAAAGTTGGCCTTGAAGACTCCGGTTATGAAGTAAGCAAATACATCTATGCAACACCTGATATCAATGTTCCAATCCAAAATGGCGAGTGCTGTGCTCGTTGGATCGGATACGTTGCAGTGTCAAACGATGATGCAGCAAGGAGGCTTGGAAGAAGAGATATTCTTGTAACATTCCGAGGAACCGTGACGAATCCAGAGTGGATTGCAAACTTCATGAGTTCCTTGACACCGGCAAGATTAGACCCTAATAACCCCAGGCCTGAAGTGAAGGTGGAGTCAGGATTCCTGAGCTTATATACATCAGAAGATAGCAATCGACGATTTGGGTTTGGGAGCTGCCGAGAGCAGCTTCTTTCCGAAGTGTCTCGCCTTGTTAACAAGTATAAGGGTGAAGAGGTGAGTATAACATTTGGTGGACATAGTATGGGAAGTGCTCTAGCTCTTCTTCTGGCATATGATATCGCGGAACTCGGCTTGAATAGAGATGATTCAAACCAAAAAATACCTCTCACGGTATTCTCGTTTGCCGGTCCTAGAGTGGGGAATCCTGGCTTCAAGGGGAGATGTGAGGAATTGGGGGTTAAGGTTCTAAGAGTAGTGAATATTAATGATCCCATTACAAAGCTACCGGGGGTTCTCTTCAATGAGAACTTTAGAGTATGGGGAGATAAATATGAATTCCCATGGAGCTGTTCATGTTATGCCCATGTGGGAGTTGAGTTAGCTCTTGATTTCTTCAAGATGCAAAACCCGTCATGCGTTCATGATTTAGAAACTTATATTAAGTTATTGAGATGTCCTAAGAGGGTTCAAGTTGAAAGGGATGGAGAGGATCTTATGAATAAAGCAAAGGAGTGGCTTTTGAGTGCACAGAAGTTGGATACATGGTCATGGCAAAATGCTGCAAAGAACATCATGGCTAACTTCAATGTCTAA